The following is a genomic window from Parvularculales bacterium.
CTCCAGAATATCCCGATGCTGACCTGCATGAGATAAATCCTCCATGGCCAACATGCGATCCGTAAAGCCCTGCAAGTCGTTAATGGCATCCTCAAGGCGCTTAAGCTCAACATCCGTATCTTCCGCAATAAGAGCATCAACCAACACGCGAGGCTCATGCAACACCACATGACCAAGAGCTACACCACCAGCAAAAGATACCCCCCTAATATGCTCCGTATGCGCTTGAGCATCCCGACCCGATAACCCAACCTCTTCAACTAAATGGCTGGCTACTACCAATTCTGCAAGCACCATGGAGATGGTTTGCAAATCCTCCAACATCTCCTCACTATAAATGCGCTCCTCACGGTTTTGCACCACCAGGACCCCAATTACCCGCGCCGCCCGCAATATGGGAACCCCCATCAAGGATTTATATTTCTCTTCTCCACTTTCAGGCTGATAAGTAAATTTAGGATTGCTCTGCGCCTCGGCCAGATTTAACGGGCGTGCATGAAGAGCAATATCCCCAACAAGCCCCTCGCCAAACGCCAGAGTAATCTTATCTACTACGCCGGGCTTAAGCCCACAGGTAGCTCTTAGAACAAGATTCTCCGGCTCCCCAACAAGATAAATGGAGCATACATCCACCCCTATGTGGGCGGTAATTAACTGGGCGGTCTGATCAATACGCGCGCGCCCCGTTTCATCACCTGCCATAATACTGCGCAACCGACGCAATAAATCTCGCGTGCTTACAATCGTAGATTGCATAGCGTGCGCAGAATCGCGAAGAGAAGAAACCATAACAACGCTCTTTCGATCCTAAGCTCCGTCAAGCCCATACGCCGTATGTAGCGCCCTCACAGCAAGCTCGGTATATTGCTCCTCAATAAGAACACTAATCTTTATTTCAGAGGTAGAAATAACCTGAATATTGATACCTTTGTCCGCCAATGCCCGAAACATCCGCAAGGCAGAACCCGCATGACTGCGCATACCAACCCCTACCACTGAAACCTTAGCAACATCTTCAGCGCTGATTATTTTCCGATAGCCAAGAGCATCCCGACAGTTCTCCATAATCTTCAATGCTTCCGGCAAATCATTGCGAGACACGGTGAAGGTTACATCGGTTTGCTCACCATTCTCCGAAACATTCTGAACAATCATATCCACATTGATACCGACGTCAGCGAGAGGATCAAAAATATCCGCCGCCACCCCCGGCTTGTCTGCTACCTGCACAAGGGTAATTTTTGCCTCATCATGCGCATACGTAATACCGCTTACAATTTCTTGTTCCATAATTTTATCCTCACCGCATACTAAAGTACCGCTAAATGGAGAATCCCCTTCTTCGGGAGACGCAAAGCTAGAACGCACACAAAGTTTGATATCATGCGCCATGGCCAATTCAACCGACCGCGTTTGCAGGACTTTGGCTCCCAGAGAGGCCATTTCCAGCATTTCTTCATACGTAACTCTATCAATCTTGCGGGCCGATACAACCATACGAGGGTCAGCCGTGTATACACCTTCAACATCGGTATAGATATCGCATCGGTCTGCGCCCAATGCGACCGCCAGCGCCACAGCGCTGGTATCAGACCCGCCGCGACCCAATGTAGTAATACGATTATCGGGCCCCACCCCCTGAAAGCCCGCTACAACCGGCACTTGTTTTTGTGCGAGTCTCTCATTGAGGTGCGTTATATCAATATTTTCAATTCGAGCCGCCCCATGAACGCCACTTGTTATGATCGGTACCTGCCAACCAAGCCATGAGCGTGCCGCAATGCTATTGTTCTGCAATATCATTACTAGCAGACCGGAGGTTACTTGTTCTCCGGTAGACACAACCGCATCATATTCGCGGGCGTCATGAATTGTAGCCGCCTCGCGGGTCCAGTTGATGAGTTGATTGGTCACCCCCGCCATAGCCGAGACGACCACCGTTACTTCATGTCCGGCTTCAACCTCTCGGCCAACATGAGCTGCCGCATGACGCAACCGCTCCATATCCGCAAGCGACGTACCGCCGAACTTTAGAACCAGTCTGGCCACAATTTATCTTTACCTCCTGACAGGCCGAAATCCCTGACAGAAACTGATTTCCGGCAGAGGCTAAAACAATCTTACTACTTAAAAAGTGAGGGGGGTTGGCTTTGTTGCACAACTCTTGATACGCTTAATGGATACACTGAAATCTTGCTTCAGGCAAGAGAGCCTCTAGATTTACCCTGTATTTATGGAAAAACCCCCTCTTTCTCGTTTAACCATGACCACCTCTCCACCCAACCCCAGCACCATTGATAAAACGGAAATTGCCCGTTTTGCAGCTATGGCGGATACGTGGTGGAATCCGAAGGGTAAGTTTCGGCCTCTTCATATTTTTAATCCTGTGCGTCTTAATTTTATTCGGAAGCAGGTATGTGCTCATTTTGGGTGTGATGAGACAAGCCTTCGTCCTTTCGAGGGCTTGTCGTTTTTGGATATTGGTTGCGGGGGTGGTCTGGTGAGTGAACCCATGACGCGTCTTGGTGGACGGGTTACGGGGGTGGATGCCGGAGAATCTACCGTCATGACGGCAAAGCATCACGCAACCTCTCAAGGGCTAGAGATTGACTATCAAGCAACAACGGCTGAAGAGTTGGCATCCTCCGGTGTTTCCTTTGATGTGGTGTTGAATATGGAGGTGGTAGAACACGTAGCTGATGTGCCTTTGTTTATAGACTCATGCGCAGATTTAACAGCCCCCGGCGGCTTGATGATTGTCGCAACCCTTAATCGCACTTTGAAGTCTTTTGCATTGGCGATTGTTGGCGCGGAATATATTCTAAGGTGGTTGCCACGTGGAACCCATCAGTGGGCTAAATTTATCAAGCCTTCCGAACTATGCACCATGCTAGAAAAAACCGGTATGGATATAACTCACATCGGTGGCGTGGTGTATAACCCCCTCACAGACCAGTGGTCTGAGTCTAATGATACGGACGTTAACTACATGATGGTAGCCACTCGCCACGTTGCTTCCTGACTACAGCTTTTTGAATATCAAGGAGCGCTGATAGGTCGATCGTGGCGGAGAGAGGGAATACGCGTTCGCGCTTTGATTACCTCTTCAGGGTCAATGCGGGCGGTTATCACACACGGTGCCTGGACTCCATTCTCGTCTTCCGCCTCCGCTATAATGTCGCCCCATGGCCCTACAATCAAACTATGACCATAGGTGCGTCGTCCATCTTCATGGAGACCCGCTTGGGCGGGCGCAAAGACATAACAACCCGTTTCAATCGCCCGCGCCCGCAATAAAATATGCCAGTGGACTTTTCCTGTCTCTTCAGTAAAAGCCGATGGAACGCTTAAAAAATCCGCACCTGCCTGAGCCAACATGCGATAAAGGCCGGGGAAGCGCACATCATAACAAACCGTCATCCCTACCCGCCCCCAAGGCAAGGCAGAAATAACAGCCTTATCGCCCGCATCATAAGAGTTGGATTCACGATAAACACCACTGTTCTCCAAATTAACGTCAAACATGTGGATTTTGTCATAACGAGCTGCAATGTCGCCCTCCGGGGTTACCAGAAAAGAACGATTACAAGCACGGCCCGCCTCGTTTTTAATTGCCAACGACCCCACCAAAAGCCATACACCATGATGACGCGCCCGCTCCCGAAAAACCTCCAATGACCGACTTGCCTCTTCAGGAGCCAGCGCCACATACAGCGCATCTCTGTCACGCTCCATCAACGCAGTCATCTCCGGTGTCATGATAAAATTCGCCCCTTGTAAGGCGGCTTCGTCAACTAAATGACAGCAGATCTCTATATTGGCATCTTCATTACGTCCACTACAGAGTTGAACGCAAGCCGCCGTAAATCCGACACCACCCTCTAAAGAACTTGCCATTATCTCTCTATCCCCAAAATAGCATCCAGTTTCCGTTCTTCATCAAGACGGTGAAGGGCATCACTATCCCCAACATAAACACCATCAACAAAAACCTGCGGCACCGTATGACGACCACCAGCGCGATGCATCATCTCTTCTCGCAAAGCGGGGTCACTGTTCACATCTATATTCCGAAATGATACACCCTTGCTCTCCAAAAGCATGCGCACTCGCACACAAAACGGACACCATGGTGTTGTGTAAATCTCAACATCAGCCATGTCATTACTCATTATTATCTTGCTATCTTATAACGTATCTATCAGCGCCTGTCATACTGGTATGCTCTTAAATGCGGGGCTATCCCTCCCCTCGCGCAACCCGCGCCAGAGTGAGAACATCCACCCGACCTGCTCCGGCGCGCTGTAGAGCACGCGTAGCTGATGCAAGAGTAGCCCCGGACGTCAAAACATCATCCACCAACACAAAAGCGGAACCCTTAATGCGCGCCTCCGCCCCCAATGAAGGCGCAAACGCTCCCACCATATTGCGATGACGAGCCGCCACCGATAACCCTATCTGACTGCGGGTCGGGCGTATCCTCTCCAGCATATCCACCGCTAACTCAACACCACTTTCACGGCTTATCACCCGAGCAAGTTCTACCGCCTGATTAAACCCTCTCTGACGCAAACGCCTAACATAAAGCGGTACTGGAACGATATAATCAGCATCCGACAAGAGGTCATGGCCTGCGCGTGCCATCCAACGCCCAAACGCACGAACACATTCATGGCGGCCACTATACTTAAACCGTCCGACAAGCCGTTGAACCAGAGGGGTATACACCATAACGGAGCGAGCCTGTCTCCATGGCGGTGGATGGGCAAGGGCTGAAGGATCTACCGCACCCACCCCATGGTTATGGGCGAACGGCAACCCTGTAACAGCGCACAAGGGCTCATCAATAAAGCGTATCTCCTGCCAGCACGACCCACACAAAGATCCCTGAACCGTCAACTGGGCACGGCATCCCGGACACAAGGGCGGTAACAGAACATTCACTACAGATTGCATCCATAGTGTAAACCTCCCGCTTTTTTTGCCGCTTTCAAGCGCCCATGCCATCTATGCCCACCCCTGCGTCTTAACACTTAAGTACCATCATGCCATAGTACGCTCATGGGTGCATTGTCTTCTACAATTGGTACTCCGGTTATTTTTGACCGAATTCTCGCCCGACATCATCGAGCGCGGGCAGCAAAAGAACTGGAAAAATACAATTTTCTAGAGCGACGCGCCGTCCATGATTTGTCCGAACGTATTCAAGCCACCAATCGCCACTTCACTACAGCTTTACAATGGGGCGGTACGCTCTGCTCACTTGATGCAACACCGGCGACCTTAAAAATAAAACATCTCATCCATGCCGACAGTGCTGAGGCCTTGCTGAAAGACCGACCTCTCGCGTTCACAGGTGATGAAGAACATTTGCCCATAGGGGATAATGGTTTTGACCTCATCGTAAGCGTTTTATCCCTGCACAAAGTAAACGACGTCCCCGGGACGCTTATTCAAATCAACCGAGCCTTACGTCCTGATGGTTTGTTTTTAGCCGCCCTGCTTGGTGGCAACACTCTTGATGAGTTACGACACTCCCTAACGGCAGCAGAGGCAGAAATCACCGGTGGTGCCAGCCCCCGCATAAGCCCGTTTGCCGATGTGCGGGATATGGGGTCTCTTTTGCAGCGCACAGGTTTTTCCTTACCAGTGGTGGATGTGGACCATCTTACCGCCCACTATGACACTATGACGTCCCTCATGAAAGATTTGCGCGGCATGGGAGAAGCCAACAGCCTCACAAGCCGTCGCCGTGTACCCACACGCCGCACCGTACTAACCCGCGCGG
Proteins encoded in this region:
- the ubiG gene encoding bifunctional 2-polyprenyl-6-hydroxyphenol methylase/3-demethylubiquinol 3-O-methyltransferase UbiG, which produces MEKPPLSRLTMTTSPPNPSTIDKTEIARFAAMADTWWNPKGKFRPLHIFNPVRLNFIRKQVCAHFGCDETSLRPFEGLSFLDIGCGGGLVSEPMTRLGGRVTGVDAGESTVMTAKHHATSQGLEIDYQATTAEELASSGVSFDVVLNMEVVEHVADVPLFIDSCADLTAPGGLMIVATLNRTLKSFALAIVGAEYILRWLPRGTHQWAKFIKPSELCTMLEKTGMDITHIGGVVYNPLTDQWSESNDTDVNYMMVATRHVAS
- a CDS encoding methyltransferase domain-containing protein — its product is MGALSSTIGTPVIFDRILARHHRARAAKELEKYNFLERRAVHDLSERIQATNRHFTTALQWGGTLCSLDATPATLKIKHLIHADSAEALLKDRPLAFTGDEEHLPIGDNGFDLIVSVLSLHKVNDVPGTLIQINRALRPDGLFLAALLGGNTLDELRHSLTAAEAEITGGASPRISPFADVRDMGSLLQRTGFSLPVVDVDHLTAHYDTMTSLMKDLRGMGEANSLTSRRRVPTRRTVLTRADDIYRDYFGLPDGRLPAQFDILYLTGWSPHESQPRPLKPGSARLSLTQVLPDNTPSDR
- the grxC gene encoding glutaredoxin 3 encodes the protein MADVEIYTTPWCPFCVRVRMLLESKGVSFRNIDVNSDPALREEMMHRAGGRHTVPQVFVDGVYVGDSDALHRLDEERKLDAILGIER
- a CDS encoding aspartate kinase, giving the protein MARLVLKFGGTSLADMERLRHAAAHVGREVEAGHEVTVVVSAMAGVTNQLINWTREAATIHDAREYDAVVSTGEQVTSGLLVMILQNNSIAARSWLGWQVPIITSGVHGAARIENIDITHLNERLAQKQVPVVAGFQGVGPDNRITTLGRGGSDTSAVALAVALGADRCDIYTDVEGVYTADPRMVVSARKIDRVTYEEMLEMASLGAKVLQTRSVELAMAHDIKLCVRSSFASPEEGDSPFSGTLVCGEDKIMEQEIVSGITYAHDEAKITLVQVADKPGVAADIFDPLADVGINVDMIVQNVSENGEQTDVTFTVSRNDLPEALKIMENCRDALGYRKIISAEDVAKVSVVGVGMRSHAGSALRMFRALADKGINIQVISTSEIKISVLIEEQYTELAVRALHTAYGLDGA
- a CDS encoding ComF family protein, encoding MAWALESGKKSGRFTLWMQSVVNVLLPPLCPGCRAQLTVQGSLCGSCWQEIRFIDEPLCAVTGLPFAHNHGVGAVDPSALAHPPPWRQARSVMVYTPLVQRLVGRFKYSGRHECVRAFGRWMARAGHDLLSDADYIVPVPLYVRRLRQRGFNQAVELARVISRESGVELAVDMLERIRPTRSQIGLSVAARHRNMVGAFAPSLGAEARIKGSAFVLVDDVLTSGATLASATRALQRAGAGRVDVLTLARVARGEG
- a CDS encoding carbon-nitrogen hydrolase family protein, producing MASSLEGGVGFTAACVQLCSGRNEDANIEICCHLVDEAALQGANFIMTPEMTALMERDRDALYVALAPEEASRSLEVFRERARHHGVWLLVGSLAIKNEAGRACNRSFLVTPEGDIAARYDKIHMFDVNLENSGVYRESNSYDAGDKAVISALPWGRVGMTVCYDVRFPGLYRMLAQAGADFLSVPSAFTEETGKVHWHILLRARAIETGCYVFAPAQAGLHEDGRRTYGHSLIVGPWGDIIAEAEDENGVQAPCVITARIDPEEVIKARTRIPSLRHDRPISAP